Within Azoarcus sp. DD4, the genomic segment AGCCTACGCTGTCGGAGTCGGTGGCGATCGGCGCGGCGGCCGGCCTGATCAACCCGGTGGCCGGGGTGGTGACCTATCTCGCACAGAAGGCCTTGAGCGATCCGATCGAAAAGCTCTTTGCCTACGACTACGCGATCACCGGCGAATGGGACGATCCAAAGGTGGAGAAGCTCGGTTCGCCGGCCGAAAACCTGATTCCGCAGTTGCCGCTGGGGCAGCCTGCCAAACAATCCGCAACACCTGCCCAATGAGCACCGAACCGACTGCCGAAGATCCTGCCGACCCGATTCCGCCCGCACCCGTGCGTGTCGCCGCGGTACAGACCGTATCCGGCCCTGACGTCGCCGCCAATCTGCGCGAGGTGGCTGCGCTGATCGCCGCGGCCGCCGACGACGGCGCCCGCCTGGTGGCGCTACCGGAGTATTTTCCGCTGATCAGTGCGGACGAGACGGCCAAAGTCAGCCTGCGCGAACGCGAAGGTCAGGGACCGCTACAGGATTTCCTCGCCGAAGCCGCGGCGCGGCACGGCGTCTGGCTGGTGGGGGGCACCATCCCGATGGTGGCATCGAGCGATCACAAGGTGCGCAACACCACGCTGGTGTTCAACGACCGTGGCGAGCAGGTGGTGCGCTACGACAAGATCCACCTGTTCGGTTTTCAGCGCGGAGCCGAGCGCTACGACGAGGCCGCGACCATCGAGCCCGGCCGCCAGGTGGTCAGTTTCGACAGCCCGGCGGGGCGCACCGGTCTGTCCGTCTGCTACGACCTGCGTTTTCCCGAACTTTTCCGGGCGATGGGTGAACCCGACCTGATCATCCTGCCGGCGGCCTTTACCTACACCACCGGTCGAGCACACTGGGAAGTGCTGCTGCGGGCGCGTGCGATCGAGAACCAGTGCTACGTGATGGCACCGGCGCAGGGCGGCCGCCATCCGAGCGGGCGCGTGACCTGGGGGCATTCCATGATCGTCGACCCGTGGGGCGAGGTGCTTGCCTGCAGGGAGGAGGGCTGGGGTTTTGTCGCCGCGGATGTCGATTTTTCGCGCATCGCTTCGGTTCGCGCCAGCCTGCCAGCCCTGAACCATCGTTGCCTGCCGACGGCCCCGTGATGCCGGCGCAGATCGTTTTCCGGTTGTCGGAGTCCAACCCGACAACGTCAGAACTGGACCTCACATGAGCAAATCCACCAATCCCCTCAAGATCGCCGACCAGTACCTGCTTGCCCCTTACCAACTGGGCGGCGAAGAGCTGGAAAAGGTGTTCCGCAAATTGATGCGTCATCGCATCGATTACGCTGATCTCTACTTCCAGTACCACCGCGCCGAGGCCTGGAGCCTGGAAGAGGGCATCGTCAAGTCCGGCAGCTTCGACATCGAGCAGGGCGTTGGCGTGCGCGCGATCAGCGGCGAGAAGACCGCCTTCGCCTACTCGGACGATATTTCCATCGATGCGCTGATCGGCGCCGCGACCGCCACCCGCGCGATTGCCGAGGCCGGCAGCCGGCGCAGCGTTGCGATCGAGCCGAAGAAGTCGCGCATCCGCCTGTACCGGGCCGACGATCCGCTGGATTCGCTCGAAGACACTGCGAAGGTGAAGCTGCTCGAACGCCTCGAAGGCTTTGCCCGCGCCGAGGATCCGCGCGTTACCCAGGTAATGGCGCACATCGCCGGCTCCTGGGAGGT encodes:
- a CDS encoding carbon-nitrogen hydrolase family protein, whose amino-acid sequence is MSTEPTAEDPADPIPPAPVRVAAVQTVSGPDVAANLREVAALIAAAADDGARLVALPEYFPLISADETAKVSLREREGQGPLQDFLAEAAARHGVWLVGGTIPMVASSDHKVRNTTLVFNDRGEQVVRYDKIHLFGFQRGAERYDEAATIEPGRQVVSFDSPAGRTGLSVCYDLRFPELFRAMGEPDLIILPAAFTYTTGRAHWEVLLRARAIENQCYVMAPAQGGRHPSGRVTWGHSMIVDPWGEVLACREEGWGFVAADVDFSRIASVRASLPALNHRCLPTAP